The following are from one region of the Flavobacteriaceae bacterium UJ101 genome:
- a CDS encoding UPF0718 protein (Belongs to the UPF0718 family.) has product MEKLVYFLSKIADYLVYDLFGLAENDLFSKALHYFIIGFSEIVILVIIITYIMGIITSYLPLDKIRHYLEKHKSLGIGNVFASILGAITPFCSCSSIPLFVGMMQARIPLGIALSFLITSPLVNEIAIVLFWATYGWKVTLIYILSGITLGVIGGIVLEKMGMAQHVADWVKNLNTQKVTPEKDQRSFIQRIPEIHREAIQTLKKLIPYIFVGLAIGSFIHGFVPESFFETYISKSNPLAVPIAVILAIPLYIDAVGVLPIIESLISKGVPMGTAIAFMMASIGLSFPEALLLKKVMKKKLIVAFFSTIGIGMILSGYFFNLIF; this is encoded by the coding sequence ATGGAAAAATTAGTTTATTTTTTATCTAAAATAGCCGATTATTTAGTTTATGATCTATTTGGTTTAGCAGAAAATGATTTGTTTTCAAAAGCCTTACATTATTTTATTATAGGTTTTTCAGAAATTGTCATTCTAGTGATTATCATAACGTATATCATGGGAATTATTACCAGCTATTTACCACTAGATAAAATACGTCATTATTTGGAAAAACATAAAAGCTTAGGAATAGGTAATGTTTTTGCCTCTATTTTAGGTGCAATCACACCTTTTTGTTCTTGCTCCTCTATTCCACTCTTTGTTGGAATGATGCAAGCTCGTATTCCTTTAGGTATTGCACTGTCTTTTCTTATTACCTCTCCTTTAGTTAATGAAATTGCTATTGTCCTTTTTTGGGCAACCTATGGTTGGAAAGTAACGCTTATTTACATATTGTCAGGAATCACTTTAGGCGTTATTGGTGGAATAGTACTTGAAAAAATGGGCATGGCTCAACACGTTGCTGATTGGGTTAAAAATTTAAATACACAAAAAGTAACGCCTGAAAAAGATCAACGAAGTTTTATTCAACGTATACCTGAGATTCATCGTGAAGCTATACAAACCCTAAAAAAGTTGATTCCTTATATTTTTGTAGGTTTGGCTATTGGTTCCTTCATTCATGGTTTTGTACCTGAATCTTTTTTTGAAACCTATATTTCAAAATCCAATCCTTTAGCAGTCCCTATAGCTGTTATTTTAGCCATCCCTCTTTATATTGATGCTGTTGGTGTCTTACCTATTATAGAATCCTTGATTAGTAAAGGAGTTCCTATGGGGACCGCTATCGCTTTTATGATGGCTTCTATCGGACTTTCTTTTCCTGAGGCTTTACTCTTAAAAAAAGTAATGAAAAAGAAACTAATTGTTGCTTTTTTTAGCACCATTGGTATCGGTATGATTCTATCTGGATATTTCTTTAATTTAATCTTTTAA